Proteins from a genomic interval of Falco rusticolus isolate bFalRus1 chromosome 7, bFalRus1.pri, whole genome shotgun sequence:
- the SNUPN gene encoding snurportin-1, whose protein sequence is MEELSAALAAGVALAGPNSPAAPHPRLAAYKARGGLGQAERRQRLLRLQRERRLDYVNHARRLADDDWAGVDSGDEEKEGEDAGEEEMDVDVGHRLPRRYGNQLMLSEWLVDVPLDLEQEWVVVVCPIGKRSLVVASRGTTAAYTKSGFCVNRFPSLLPGGNRHNSTSEKVYCILDCIYNEVQQTYYILDVMCWRGHPIYDCQTDFRFFWLSSKIQEEEGLGEKSRINPYKFVGLRNFPCSSDSLCKVLAMDFPFKVDGLLFYHKQTHYTPGSTPLVGWLRPYMVPEILGLAVPATVLTAKPDYAGHQLQQIIESKKNKKLAAEKGHLSSAVAARNGHYELEHLSTPQPANSPEGRDEAVSQMEN, encoded by the exons ATGGAGGAGCTGAGCGCGGCGCTGGCGGCCGGCGTGGCCCTGGCGGGGCCCAACAGCCCGGCGGCCCCGCACCCCCGCCTCGCCGCCTACAAGGCCCGCGGCGGCCTGGGGCAGGCCGAGCGCCGCCAGCGCCTCCTCCGCCTCCAGAGGGA gAGGCGGCTGGACTACGTGAACCATGCCAGGAGGCTGGCAGATGACGACTGGGCAGGGGTGGATAGCGGGGAcgaggagaaggagggggaagatgCGGGGGAAGAGGAAATGGACGTGGATGTTGgccacaggctgcccaggcgCTATGGCAATCAG CTGATGCTGTCAGAATGGTTGGTCGATGTCCCCTTGGATCTGGAGCAGGAGTGGGTTGTAGTGGTGTGTCCCATCGGGAAAAGGTCACTAGTTGTAGCGTCTAGg GGCACAACAGCAGCTTACACCAAGAGCGGTTTCTGTGTCAACAGgttcccatccctgctgccagggggGAACCGGCACAATTCAACGAGCGAGAAAG TGTACTGCATCTTGGACTGCATCTACAACGAGGTGCAGCAGACGTACTATATCCTCGATGTGATGTGCTGGAGAGGACACCCCATTTATGACTGCCAG ACCGACTTCAGATTCTTCTGGCTCTCCTCAAAGATCCaagaggaggaagggctgggagagaaaagcaggattAATCCA TACAAATTTGTGGGCCTGCGGAACTTCCCCTGCTCCTCAGACAGCCTGTGTAAGGTGCTGGCTATGGACTTCCCCTTCAAG GTCGACGGACTTCTCTTCTATCACAAGCAAACCCACTATACCCCCGGCAGCACCCCGCTGGTGGGCTGGCTCCGGCCCTACATGGTCCCCGAGATCCTCGGGCTCGCTGTGCCCGCTACGGTGCTCACTGCCAAACCAGACTATGCTGGGCATCAGCTCCAGCAGATCATTGAGAGcaagaagaataaaaagctGGCAGCAGAAAAGGGTCACCTGAGCAGCGCGGTGGCTGCGAGGAACGGACATTACGAGCTGGAACACTTGTCTACCCCTCAGCCAGCAAACTCTCCCGAGGGCCGGGATGAAGCAGTGAGCCAGATGGAGAATTAG